The following are encoded together in the Anoplopoma fimbria isolate UVic2021 breed Golden Eagle Sablefish chromosome 13, Afim_UVic_2022, whole genome shotgun sequence genome:
- the tbx16 gene encoding T-box transcription factor 16, producing the protein MQSIRDLKPNFSVPPPSSMAAGPDAYLQGNIRLTLEDPELWKNFYEIGTEMIITKPGRRMFPHCKINLAGLIPCAKYILLVDMVPVDGFRYKWNKEKWEVAGKAEPQPPCRTYLHPESPAPGSHWMKQSISFLKLKLTNNTLDQHGHIILHSMHRYHPRFHIVQAEDLFSVRWSVFQTFTFPETSFTAVTAYQNTKITKLKIDHNPFAKGFRDEGTSKKRRSNKNPTCLEKRSKMSDTLNRDSEEDSPADFCRSSYEGYEGEEGDLPKSKEADSVKEERYSPWTADREHSVRTESPAGADPRDMYNTEQLVPAPASYQPYRFHEYGKSPSPSSSVGSSNSGSGRSSFESRVPDVATVPDHDPSKPRTHEVGPPPCAPQHLPAPQDYPGVLNMTMAQAGKPGVISHHIYSPYSAEQPLGQWSGPGPSQYPPPHHLTADYTTQAVHHGYHHGNVAEWSQYPLFSYSCW; encoded by the exons ATGCAGTCCATTAGAG ATTTGAAGCCAAACTTCAGcgtccctcctccctcctccatggCTGCTGGCCCCGATGCCTATCTCCAGGGCAACATCAGGTTGACTCTGGAGGACCCTGAACTCTGGAAGAACTTTTATGAAATAGGAACAGAGATGATTATCACTAAACCGGGCAG GAGGATGTTTCCACACTGCAAGATTAATCTGGCGGGCCTTATTCCATGTGCCAAGTACATCTTACTGGTTGACATGGTCCCTGTGGATGGTTTCAGATACAAG tggaataaagaaaaatgggaGGTGGCAGGGAAAGCGGAGCCCCAGCCTCCCTGCAGGACGTACCTCCACCCGGAGTCTCCAGCCCCGGGGAGCCACTGGATGAAGCAGTCCATCTCCTTCCTCAAGCTCAAGCTCACCAACAATACACTCGATCAGCACGGCCAT ATCATTTTGCACTCCATGCATCGATACCACCCGCGCTTCCACATCGTCCAGGCGGAGGACCTGTTCAGTGTCCGCTGGAGTGTTTTCCAGACCTTCACCTTCCCTGAGACTTCCTTCACGGCGGTCACAGCGTACCAGAACACCAAG ATTACAAAGCTGAAGATTGATCACAACCCATTTGCAAAAGGTTTCCGGGATGAAGGCACAAGTAAGAAAAG GCGTTCAAACAAGAACCCAACCTGCCTGGAAAAACGATCCAAGATGTCAGACACGTTGAACAGAGACTCTGAGGAGGACAGTCCAGCAG ATTTCTGCCGGTCATCCTACGAGGGTTACGAAGGCGAGGAAGGAGACCTGCCCAAAAGCAAAGAGGCTGACAGCGTCAAAGAGGAGCGTTACTCCCCGTGGACTGCTGACAGGGAGCACAGTGTGAGGACTGAGTCTCCCGCTGGGGCAGACCCCAGGGACATGTACAACACAGAGCAGCTTGTTCCTGCTCCAGCGTCCTACCAGCCAtacag GTTCCACGAGTACGGAaagtctccctctccctcctccagcgTCGGCAGCAGCAACAGCGGATCAGGACGCAGCAGCTTTGAGTCCAGAGTCCCTGATGTCGCCACCGTCCCAGACCATGACCCCTCAAAGCCCCGCACACATGAAGTTGGCCCTCCGCCTTGCGCCCCCCAGCACCTCCCTGCCCCCCAGGACTACCCCGGGGTCCTCAACATGACCATGGCCCAGGCGGGTAAGCCGGGGGTGATCAGCCACCACATCTACAGCCCATACAGCGCCGAGCAGCCCCTTGGACAGTGGAGCGGCCCTGGGCCTTCCCAGTATCCACCTCCTCATCACCTGACCGCTGACTACACCACACAAGCTGTGCACCACGGCTATCACCATGGCAACGTGGCTGAGTGGAGCCAGTACCCGCTGTTCTCTTACTCATGCTGGTGA